In one window of Flavobacteriales bacterium DNA:
- a CDS encoding metallophosphoesterase: protein MNQLIFLALSIIIDYYFYQAIKITTYKLPKSYQRLLTVTYFGFTILSGLSVLIHLFWINYHSWPLILKVYIPGIAMTFLLCKFIGLFFVIIDDLLFISRKILRKINPSQKSSTNNISRRLFLNRAAIVAMALPFISFLYGIIQGAFSYDVKRVTLKLKNLPLGFEGLKIVQISDLHTGSFISNNPIQEITDLVNEQGADLILFTGDLVNERSSEARPYLYTLSKLKAPMGVFSILGNHDYGDYFKWDSESDKTENLKEMKQYHKDMGWNLLLNETAILEKGNDKIALIGMENWGKAKRFQKLGSVRKAKKGSENMPVKLLMSHDPSYWDYHLQNKTEDIDVTFAGHTHGMQFGIDIPRFKWSPSKYFYKQWAGLYSDGKQQLYVNRGVGFLGYPGRLGISPEITVFNLERG from the coding sequence TTGAACCAACTCATATTTCTTGCTCTATCTATAATTATCGATTACTATTTTTATCAAGCGATAAAGATTACAACGTACAAACTACCCAAGAGCTATCAAAGACTCCTTACGGTAACATATTTTGGCTTTACCATACTTAGTGGCCTTTCTGTTCTGATCCACTTATTTTGGATCAATTATCATTCCTGGCCACTTATTCTTAAGGTATACATCCCGGGAATTGCAATGACTTTCTTACTATGTAAATTCATTGGGCTCTTCTTTGTAATTATAGATGACTTACTATTTATTTCACGAAAAATTCTGCGCAAGATCAACCCTTCTCAGAAATCATCAACGAATAATATTTCAAGAAGGTTATTTTTAAACAGAGCGGCAATTGTAGCAATGGCTTTACCTTTTATATCCTTTCTATATGGAATTATTCAAGGAGCCTTTAGCTATGACGTTAAAAGAGTAACCTTGAAGCTTAAGAACCTGCCGCTAGGTTTCGAAGGCTTAAAAATTGTTCAGATATCCGATTTACATACCGGTAGTTTTATTTCCAATAATCCAATCCAAGAAATCACAGATTTAGTTAACGAGCAAGGTGCTGATCTAATTCTATTTACTGGAGATTTAGTGAATGAAAGATCGAGTGAGGCAAGACCATACTTATATACCCTGAGCAAATTAAAGGCACCCATGGGTGTTTTTTCAATTCTGGGCAACCATGATTACGGCGATTATTTTAAATGGGACAGCGAATCAGACAAAACTGAAAACCTAAAAGAAATGAAGCAATATCATAAAGATATGGGATGGAATCTACTGCTAAACGAAACAGCTATCTTAGAAAAAGGTAATGATAAAATTGCTCTAATTGGAATGGAGAACTGGGGCAAAGCAAAGCGATTTCAAAAACTAGGTAGCGTTAGGAAAGCAAAAAAGGGAAGCGAAAATATGCCTGTAAAATTATTGATGAGCCATGACCCCTCCTATTGGGATTACCATCTACAAAACAAAACAGAAGATATCGATGTTACTTTCGCTGGTCATACACACGGCATGCAATTCGGAATAGATATCCCGAGATTTAAATGGAGTCCATCGAAATACTTCTATAAACAATGGGCAGGATTATACTCGGATGGCAAGCAACAACTATATGTAAACCGAGGAGTTGGATTCTTGGGGTACCCCGGGAGACTGGGTATATCACCAGAAATCACGGTATTTAATCTAGAAAGAGGTTAG
- the dnaN gene encoding DNA polymerase III subunit beta, protein MKFIVSSTSLLKQLQAISGVLSTNNTLPILDNFLFEIGQNYLLISASDLETTISAKITIEAKEDGNIAIPARLLLDTLKTFPEQPLTFDINLKTNSIEISSDFGKYKLAGHNADEFPKLPSIESPASIEIKPEVLADALNSTLFATGNDELRPVMSGVLCEISPDDVIFVATDAHKLVKYRRTDSSADDLSSFILPKKPLTLLKSTLGSVDGVVKIEYNKSNALFSFGNINLICRLIDGNYPNYSAVIPDQNPNKLVIDRTTLLGSIKRVSIFSNKTTHQVKLNIKGSELQISAEDLDYANEANERLTCEYSGEDLEIGFNARFLVEMLSNMDSEEIVMELSTPNKAGIILPQNDSNTNKEVLMLIMPVMLNT, encoded by the coding sequence ATGAAATTCATTGTATCAAGCACATCATTGCTTAAGCAGCTTCAAGCGATAAGCGGTGTTCTAAGCACCAACAACACATTACCAATTTTAGATAACTTCTTATTTGAAATCGGCCAAAACTATCTTTTAATATCTGCTTCTGATTTAGAAACTACTATTTCAGCAAAAATTACGATTGAAGCAAAAGAAGATGGCAACATCGCAATTCCAGCGAGATTGCTTTTAGATACACTTAAAACATTTCCTGAGCAACCCTTAACTTTTGACATAAATTTAAAGACTAACAGCATTGAAATATCGTCTGATTTCGGAAAATACAAATTGGCTGGACATAATGCTGATGAGTTCCCTAAACTTCCATCTATCGAATCCCCTGCATCTATTGAGATCAAACCAGAAGTACTTGCAGATGCACTTAATAGCACTCTATTCGCTACAGGAAACGATGAGCTTCGCCCAGTAATGTCTGGAGTACTTTGCGAAATTTCTCCCGATGATGTGATCTTTGTTGCTACAGATGCGCATAAATTGGTTAAATACAGAAGAACAGATTCAAGCGCTGATGATTTAAGTTCTTTTATTCTCCCAAAGAAACCTCTTACGTTGTTGAAATCTACATTGGGATCTGTTGATGGCGTTGTGAAAATAGAATACAACAAATCAAATGCCTTGTTTTCGTTTGGCAATATCAATTTAATATGTCGATTGATTGATGGTAATTATCCAAATTACTCGGCTGTAATACCAGACCAAAACCCAAACAAATTAGTAATTGATAGAACTACTTTATTAGGATCCATAAAACGTGTTTCAATCTTTTCGAACAAAACAACGCACCAAGTAAAGCTTAACATTAAGGGAAGTGAATTACAGATCTCTGCAGAAGACTTAGATTATGCGAATGAAGCGAATGAGCGTTTAACCTGTGAATACAGTGGCGAAGACTTAGAAATCGGCTTTAATGCCCGGTTTTTAGTTGAAATGTTATCTAACATGGATTCGGAAGAAATTGTAATGGAATTATCTACACCCAATAAAGCAGGAATAATTCTTCCACAGAATGATAGTAATACAAACAAAGAAGTTTTAATGCTCATCATGCCAGTAATGCTGAATACATAA
- a CDS encoding N-acetylglucosamine kinase, which produces MMKLIADSGSSKCDWVVIDDSVRIDVNTMGLNPFFHDAEFIQNIIQNEPGLVKYVDEIAEVHYYGAGCSSDDLKEVVSTGLSAVFSNALVSVQHDALSSVFATYDGDSCISCIIGTGSNSVFFNGVDAREEVPALGFVLGDEGSGSYLGKRLLSDFLYKKMPLSLSNAFLEKYGVDKNSILDNTLKKPNVNVYLASFAPFLSENIGSNYAQKIVVDAFSAFVDIHVMCYKEAKDVPIHFVGSVAYYFKDQLKEVLEMNGLTLGNVLRKPIDGLVQFHN; this is translated from the coding sequence ATGATGAAATTAATAGCAGATTCTGGATCTTCTAAATGTGATTGGGTTGTTATTGACGACAGTGTTCGCATTGATGTCAATACGATGGGTCTGAATCCATTTTTTCATGACGCAGAATTTATTCAAAATATTATTCAAAACGAGCCTGGTTTAGTAAAGTATGTTGATGAAATTGCTGAAGTGCACTATTATGGGGCTGGTTGTTCAAGTGATGATTTGAAAGAGGTTGTTTCTACTGGATTGTCTGCAGTTTTCAGTAATGCACTTGTGTCTGTTCAGCACGATGCTTTGTCGTCCGTTTTTGCTACGTATGATGGAGACTCTTGTATATCCTGTATAATCGGAACTGGATCAAATTCAGTTTTCTTTAATGGAGTGGATGCAAGAGAAGAAGTACCTGCATTAGGGTTTGTTCTTGGGGATGAAGGAAGTGGTAGCTATTTGGGAAAGCGGTTACTCTCGGATTTTTTGTATAAAAAGATGCCTCTTTCTCTTTCAAATGCCTTTCTTGAAAAGTATGGGGTTGATAAAAATTCTATCCTGGATAATACTCTCAAGAAACCTAATGTTAATGTTTATTTGGCTTCGTTTGCACCATTCTTATCGGAGAATATAGGAAGTAATTATGCACAGAAAATAGTTGTTGATGCATTTTCTGCCTTTGTGGATATACATGTTATGTGTTACAAAGAAGCCAAGGATGTGCCAATTCATTTTGTAGGTTCGGTAGCATATTATTTCAAAGATCAATTGAAAGAAGTATTGGAAATGAATGGTTTGACTCTTGGGAATGTATTGCGCAAACCAATTGATGGCCTAGTCCAATTTCATAATTAA
- a CDS encoding DUF4340 domain-containing protein encodes MKKNILLAIIAGIVIIGVIHNLTLSNRASKDLTDFSVADTSLVTKLFLADQKENRITIERQEDGTWRANDEYVVRPDAVEIILSTLSDIEIKRPTSKAERQTIIKLLATNSVKLEVYQGNELVKIYYVGTATKEGKGTFMLLSDTETGKNAKYPYVVNIPGFSGDVQSRFFTDINKWRDVSIFNYGIGNISEVSIKHNSNKEKSFRIRQEKGSFTVTDFEENVANNIDTSTIQSYLNLYNHTSMEGFINFMKVKDSVMNTTPFLTITAKDFNDDITILDAYLIIKRDYRKNDPKATVADLDRMYGRLRKNGRTDFVLIQYFTFDNLTVDISKFQNDSIVNK; translated from the coding sequence ATGAAAAAAAATATTCTACTAGCGATTATCGCAGGAATTGTAATAATCGGTGTAATTCACAACCTAACATTATCTAACCGCGCTAGCAAAGACTTAACAGACTTTTCTGTGGCAGATACTTCTTTGGTAACAAAGTTATTCTTAGCCGACCAAAAAGAAAATAGGATCACAATTGAGCGACAAGAAGACGGAACCTGGCGAGCAAACGACGAGTATGTTGTTAGACCTGATGCCGTTGAAATTATCCTCTCTACACTTTCAGACATCGAAATAAAACGACCTACTTCAAAAGCTGAGCGACAAACAATAATTAAGCTTCTAGCAACAAATAGTGTCAAACTAGAAGTCTATCAAGGCAATGAATTAGTTAAGATATATTACGTGGGTACAGCTACAAAAGAAGGCAAAGGTACTTTCATGCTGCTTAGCGATACTGAAACGGGTAAAAATGCGAAGTACCCATATGTAGTTAATATACCAGGGTTTTCAGGCGATGTCCAATCTCGATTTTTCACAGACATCAATAAGTGGAGAGATGTTTCCATCTTTAATTACGGCATTGGAAATATTTCCGAAGTATCTATTAAGCATAACTCTAATAAAGAAAAAAGTTTTAGAATAAGACAAGAGAAGGGATCCTTCACAGTTACAGACTTTGAAGAGAACGTGGCCAACAATATCGATACGTCCACTATCCAGAGCTATTTAAATTTATACAACCATACTTCTATGGAAGGGTTTATAAACTTTATGAAAGTGAAAGATTCAGTAATGAATACAACTCCTTTCCTTACCATTACAGCTAAAGATTTCAACGATGATATCACCATATTAGACGCTTATTTGATAATAAAAAGAGACTATCGAAAAAATGATCCTAAAGCAACGGTTGCCGATTTGGACAGAATGTACGGGAGACTAAGGAAAAACGGAAGAACAGATTTTGTACTAATTCAATATTTCACATTCGACAATCTAACAGTCGATATTTCCAAGTTCCAAAACGACTCTATTGTTAATAAGTAA
- the gldG gene encoding gliding motility-associated ABC transporter substrate-binding protein GldG, which translates to MKRRQDLIQLVLGLTIIIGLNIVGSFSFSRLDLTTEKRYTLSKVTKDLLLNLDDIIYFKVYLEGEFPSHFKRLRNSTKEMLDEFKVYGGRNIQYEFIDPSANKNKKRTKKIYENLASSGLKPTSVEVQNESKFSQQVIFPGAIITYIDRQVPLMLLQEQMGISPEQQINNSIQTLEYGLANSIRKLAVSAKSRVAFIEGHGELTAQETASITKSLDEYYLVERITLNGQLNKLKLIDAIIIAKPEEEFLDKDKFIIDQFIMKGGKVMWLVESVSTNIDSLSIKGETMAVGINQNISDQLFKYGARVNTDIIEDLQCAIIPMMVPMKKDIKPFPWIYYPLITNTSFHPMVKNLNAIKCQYASSLDTVEAKGVKKTFLLRSSKYSRAVRAPLPIHLKVAYMKPNPAAYNDPYQNIALLLEGEFTSVFKNRLTKQISKDENLDYRETSKKTKMIVVSDGDIIRNEVYNNGDILPLGKERLTGQEYGNVDFFLNAMNYLTDNIDMLSVRSRELKMRLLDKTILEKHKLKWQLINTALPILLVISFGFLQVYFRKRKYS; encoded by the coding sequence CATTATTATTGGTTTAAACATTGTCGGTTCATTCTCCTTTTCACGACTAGACCTAACCACTGAAAAGAGATACACTTTATCCAAAGTCACGAAAGACTTGCTATTAAATCTAGATGACATTATCTACTTCAAAGTATACTTAGAAGGCGAATTTCCTTCTCATTTCAAGCGACTAAGGAATAGCACAAAAGAAATGCTCGATGAATTCAAAGTGTACGGAGGAAGAAATATTCAATATGAATTTATCGACCCTTCTGCGAATAAAAACAAAAAGAGAACAAAAAAAATATACGAGAATTTAGCATCGTCTGGATTAAAACCCACTTCCGTTGAAGTTCAAAATGAATCTAAATTTTCTCAGCAAGTAATCTTTCCAGGAGCGATAATTACCTATATCGACAGGCAGGTACCGTTAATGCTTCTACAAGAACAAATGGGAATTAGTCCTGAACAGCAAATAAACAACTCCATCCAAACACTCGAATATGGCTTGGCAAACTCCATCCGAAAACTCGCCGTTTCTGCTAAATCAAGAGTAGCTTTTATTGAAGGTCATGGTGAACTAACGGCGCAAGAAACAGCAAGTATCACTAAAAGTCTTGATGAATACTATCTCGTAGAGAGGATTACATTGAATGGACAATTAAACAAGCTGAAGCTTATTGATGCGATCATCATCGCAAAACCAGAAGAAGAATTCCTAGATAAAGACAAGTTTATTATCGATCAGTTTATCATGAAGGGTGGTAAGGTAATGTGGCTGGTGGAATCTGTTTCAACTAATATAGATAGTCTTTCTATAAAGGGCGAAACAATGGCAGTTGGGATTAATCAAAATATTTCCGATCAATTATTTAAATACGGAGCGAGGGTTAATACCGACATCATTGAAGACCTTCAATGCGCTATTATCCCAATGATGGTTCCGATGAAAAAAGACATTAAACCATTCCCTTGGATTTACTATCCATTAATAACCAATACATCCTTCCATCCAATGGTTAAGAACCTTAATGCCATTAAATGTCAATATGCAAGTTCCCTTGATACCGTTGAGGCAAAAGGAGTAAAAAAGACTTTTCTCTTGAGGTCATCAAAATACTCACGAGCGGTAAGAGCTCCTCTTCCTATCCATTTAAAAGTTGCATATATGAAGCCAAATCCTGCAGCGTACAACGATCCATATCAAAATATTGCGTTATTACTTGAAGGAGAATTTACATCCGTATTTAAGAACAGACTTACAAAGCAAATCTCTAAGGATGAGAATTTAGATTACAGAGAAACAAGTAAAAAAACCAAAATGATAGTTGTTTCTGACGGCGATATAATAAGAAACGAAGTATACAATAATGGCGACATTTTACCATTAGGTAAAGAAAGATTGACCGGCCAAGAATATGGTAACGTAGATTTTTTCCTAAATGCAATGAATTATTTAACCGATAATATCGATATGCTTTCTGTAAGGTCTCGTGAATTAAAAATGAGGCTGCTCGACAAAACTATTTTGGAAAAACATAAGTTAAAATGGCAACTCATAAATACTGCCCTTCCAATACTATTGGTAATTAGTTTCGGTTTTCTGCAAGTTTATTTCAGAAAAAGAAAATATAGTTAA